One window of Hippoglossus stenolepis isolate QCI-W04-F060 chromosome 1, HSTE1.2, whole genome shotgun sequence genomic DNA carries:
- the dis3l gene encoding DIS3-like exonuclease 1 gives MIKTEKVLHLKSSRGRKVRVVREHYLRERVPCCSCACQAACDNEGKLLPADLTHYVVPDVGVVVDYLEILEFRELQGIIFTQTSCQAVQHSKGRRQYNRLRNLLKDPRHDCVLFANEFQEYSYCPREKGESQDKWQSRCVYSAAVWYFNHLAGLMDIVMITDDQEAVTRYSSLNPGVYVISVQEYLQNFWPELRAAHELYVSVCQALQEKESGGREGEFAEHLPPEVLEAGIKSGRYIQGTLNVSKHRAQTEAFIRTEDFSNKSTGSWCVLVPGDKNRNRAMHCDVVVVELLPKNEWRGKISTLTEAQGEEKSGESGDSQPLPTGRVVGILQRNWRDYVVTFPPRDGTQPQSRNSQRILAVPWDHRIPKIRISTQQADALQDHRVMVRIDSWESTSLYPNGHSVRVLGRAGELETEVQTILIENCIHVPPFSDAQLKEMPVSSPEKPWQVDPVQVAERRDLRDSHLVFSVDPKGCEDVDDTLSVRSFADGKLLELGVHIADVTHFVSEGSLTDLEARTRATTYYLADRRYDMLPAVLSADLCSLLGGVDRYAMSVLWELDAHTLAVNQVWFGRTIIRSSYQLHYELAQALLNGEQAEVAELGQLGSEEKAVKLSELTQALETLTHVARHLRAQRDRGGALELEGVEVRAQLDEDGNITALVPRQPLEVHETVAECMIYANHWVARKIQESFPHQALLRYHPPPRQEFFSQLVESAKAGGYTIDTRTNKALADSLDRAVDPQDPLVNRLLRMMTTQAMSEALYFSTGAQSVDQFYHYGLALDRYTHFTSPIRRYADVVVHRLLSAALTAETGGVPGRALSSNKQLEEMAQHINNKNRAAKRAQKISTELFQCLYFKERDPQTDQRCVADAVIYSIRDNGVLVFVSEYGVKGPVYMKNREGQVVAAGPDGSCEWQSGSVRRFSDHITTTSSCGTSTFRLFDHVTVRISVHSSHCHADRLNLEVVSNQPYRSAATQQPSSQGRSQLVQEVVRLAEEAYQQAQEKAARRPKLSREEREFSQSKTPNLYSLLEEVRELALMDPDMIPQVCASTA, from the exons GTACAACCGTCTGCGGAACCTGCTGAAAGACCCCCGACACGACTGCGTGCTGTTTGCCAACGAGTTTCAGGAGTACTCGTACTGTCCCAGGGAGAAGGGCGAGAGCCAGGACAAGTGGCAGAGCCG gtgTGTGTACTCTGCAGCAGTGTGGTACTTTAACCACCTGGCAGGATTGATGGATATCGTGATGATCACAGACGACCAGGAAGCTGTGACTCGGTACAGCAGCCTCAACCCTGGAGTGTACGTCATCTCCGTCCAG GAGTATTTGCAGAACTTCTGGCCCGAGTTGCGAGCGGCTCACGAGCTGTACGTCTCCGTCTGTCAGGcgctgcaggagaaggagagtggggggagggagggagagttcGCCGAGCATCTCCCGCCTGAAGTCCTGGAGGCGGGCATCAAGTCCGGACGCTACATTCAG GGGACTCTGAACGTCAGCAAACACCGAGCACAGACGGAAGCTTTTATCAGGACGGAGGACTTTTCCAACAAGAGCACAG GCAGTTGGTGCGTGTTGGTGCCCGGCGATAAGAATCGAAACCGAGCGATGCACTGCGACGTGGTtgtggtggagctgctgccgAAGAACGAGTGGAGAGGGAAGATCTCGACCCTGACGGAGGCtcagggggaggagaagagcgGAGAGAGCGGCGACAGCCAACCACTGCCGACAG GCCGTGTAGTCGGGATCCTGCAGAGGAACTGGAGGGACTACGTGGTCACGTTCCCCCCCCGCGACGGGACTCAGCCCCAGAGCAGGAATTCCCAGAGAATCTTGGCTGTGCCCTGGGACCATCGCATCCCCAAGATCCGCATCAGCACGCAGCAGGCCGACGCTCTGCAG GACCACAGAGTGATGGTGCGCATTGACTCGTGGGAAAGCACGTCGCTCTACCCGAACGGCCACAGCGTGCGGGTCCTGGGTCGAGCTGGAGAGCTGGAGACCGAGGTCCAGACCATCCTCATCGAGAACTGCATCCACGTGCCTCCGTTCTCAGATGCACAG CTGAAGGAGATGCCGGTCAGCTCCCCTGAGAAGCCGTGGCAGGTGGATCCCGTCCAGGTGGCGGAGCGGCGGGACCTCAGGGACAGTCACCTGGTGTTCAGCGTCGACCCAAAGGGCTGCGAGGACGTAGACGACACGTTGTCGGTGCGAAGCTTCGCCGACGGGAAGCTGCTGGAGCTCGGTGTCCACATCGCTGATGTCACCCACTTTGTCAGCGAGGGATCACTCACCGACCTGGAAGCACGAACCAG GGCTACGACGTACTACCTGGCGGACCGCAGGTACGACATGCTGCCTGCGGTGCTCAGTGCAgacctctgctctctgctgggaGGAGTCGACAG GTATGCGATGAGCGTGCTGTGGGAGCTCGACGCACACACCCTCGCCGTCAACCAGGTGTGGTTCGGTCGCACAATAATCCGCTCGTCCTACCAGCTGCACTACGAGCTGGCCCAGGCGCTCCTCAACGGAGAGCAGGCGGAGGTGGCGGAGCTGGGGCAGCTTGGCTCTGAGGAGAAGGCTGTGAAGCTGTCCGAACTCACCCAGGCCCTGGAGACGCTCACACATGTAGCCAGACACCTCCGAGCGCAGAGGGACCGAGGAGGAGCGCTGGAGCTGGAGGGGGTGGAG GTTCGCGCCCAACTGGATGAGGACGGGAACATCACGGCCCTGGTCCCCCGTCAGCCGCTGGAGGTCCACGAGACCGTGGCAGAGTGCATGATTTACGCCAACCACTGGGTAGCGCGCAAGATCCAGGAGTCCTTCCCTCATCAGGCGCTGCTGAGGTATCACCCGCCGCCACGGCAGGAGTTCTTCAGTCAGCTGGTGGAGAGCGCCAAGGCTGGAGGATACACCATCGACACCAG GACCAACAAGGCTTTAGCTGACTCCCTGGACCGAGCGGTGGATCCCCAGGACCCGCTGGTGAACAGGCTGCTGAGGATGATGACCACCCAGGCCATGTCCGAGGCTCTGTACTTCTCCACTGGTGCTCAGTCCGTGGATCAGTTCTACCATTACg GTCTGGCTCTGGACCGCTACACCCACTTCACCTCCCCCATTCGACGCTACGCCGATGTCGTGGTCCACCGCCTTCTCTCCGCAGCCCTCACCGCGGAGACGGGAGGGGTCCCCGGCAGAGCTTTATCCAGTAACAAGCAACTGGAAGAAATGGCTCAGCATATCAACAACAAGAATAGG GCAGCCAAGCGAGCGCAGAAGATCTCCACAGAGCTGTTTCAGTGTCTCTACTTCAAAGAGAGAGATCCTCAGACTGATCAGCGCTGCGTGGCCGACGCCGTCATCTACTCCATCCGAGACAACGGCGTGTTGGTGTTTGTCTCAGA GTACGGCGTGAAGGGGCCGGTGTATATGAAGAATCGGGAGGGCCAGGTAGTGGCGGCAGGACCGGACGGCAGCTGCGAGTGGCAGAGCGGCTCAGTGCGACGCTTCTCCGACCacatcaccaccacctccagctGCGGCACATCCACCTTCAGGCTGTTTGACCACGTCACT GTTCGTATTTCTGTCCACTCCTCCCATTGCCACGCCGACCGGCTAAACCTGGAGGTGGTCAGCAACCAGCCGTACCGCAGCGCCGCCACCCAGCAGCCCAGCTCCCAGGGCCGCAGCCAGCTGGTGCAGGAGGTGGTGCGTCTGGCCGAGGAGGCGTATCAGCAGGCCCAGGAGAAGGCGGCCCGGCGGCCCAAACtctccagagaggagagagagttcAGTCAGAGCAAAACTCCCAATCTGTACTCGCTGCTGGAGGAGGTTCGAGAACTGGCACTAATGGACCCGGACATGATCCCTCAGGTCTGTGCATCAACGGCTTAG